From Quercus robur chromosome 8, dhQueRobu3.1, whole genome shotgun sequence:
ttttttgttttttatgagACTCACACGTGGCagtttatagatctaaaatgtATCTTGTATGTATATCctatagataaaaaataataatttataaatgtttaaAGCATTTGTTGTTTTTGTATAAGGTGTATATACAATTTGGTTATTTAAGACATTTAGGAGGATTTTTGCATTTTGAAGATTTCGGGGAGAGATATTTTGGGTATATTGGAgttgtttttatcattttagaggttttagggGTATCTTGGAGGCTTGaagatattttggtaattttgaagTTTGTGGGGGTATTTTTGGAGATTTTAGGggatattttagtcatttttgagattttggCATCTTGGGGATATTTTGACTATTTGGAATTGGAGACGTGATGGATATTTTGGATATTTCGGGagggtttttgttattttacaaattttgagaggtatttttgttattttcaagttttttttaggTAGTTAGATTGGAGGGAGgggagggggggtgggggggaaggggagtattttgatcattttggaaATTTCATAGATGTTTTGTTCGATTCAAAAGATTTGGAGTATTTATGTCATTTAAAGATTTCAAGAGGTATTATTGTCATTTTGGAGATCCTGagttattttggtcaatttggccgtttataaatatttttgtgaaaGATTCCAACGTAATATGAGTAGAACTTGATTTAGGTCCAATGCTCCCATGCACTAAACCTAAGCTTGCCAATATTGGGATGTTATTCCatggataaaaaaaatcacaaattaaaCTCCAATATAGGGTTAAATTTATGACTTTATATGACGCATAGGCTCTCCATGGGTCAATTGAAGTCAGTTTTGGGTCAACCAAGCAATCGACCTGTTCATGGGTCAATTGAGATTAGATTCATCCAATTGGTGTCAACGGTGGGTATATGAGTCTTCAACTGCCACAACTTACGTGTTCTGACAGTCGGATTAGTTCAAATTTTGGCTCAAACCTAGTGGCATGGACTAATTGTGGCTGATGGAGACTCACTAGATTTGGCTTAGATCTCACTAGATATGGCTATGATCTCACCAGATTTGGAAAAAATCTCACCATATatgtgaataaataaaaaatttgatggaCCTTCTTGAATTAATTTGAAATGTAtaacagcttttttttttttttaaaagaaacaaaatgtaaaataaCTTGAGAAGgcatattattatcatttttcctAAGAGAAATGAGATGGCTTAGATCTGTTACATTTCATTCTACTTTCTTTGATCTTTAACATGGCTGGATATATCTAccttttactataaaaaataaaaaataaataaataaattggatgAATATAATTCCAATAATTACCTTATTTGATCTTCAATGTCCCCTTCTCTTGTTTTACTcgtaatttgtttttcttttctttctgtattgacaaaaataaaatgaaatgagttTGGAGTACAACATACGATCGAGTTAATTCGGCAGGGCCATGGCACCAGAGGAAATTAAGTAACATGATTAAAGAAAGTAGAATAACTGTGTCAAAATTTTGTTGATATTTAGCATACCTTAGCCTTATCTATTCAGAATCCTGCATATTCTCCAACCACTTTGAAAGATGGATATACGTACTAGCAGTAAACTCAGTCACAGCGACAACATTTCAACTAACATTACTTAtacaaggaagaagaaaactTTTCACTACTTCAGCCTTCAAACTTCTCAGGAAAGAAACCAAAATACCAGGTGGATTAATGCTTTAGGAAATATTCAGCCAAGACAAAAGGCTTTTAGAGaatgccttttatttttgtgtaaGCCAATTTTTCTAAAGCAAAAGCGAAAATTGGTGGCCCCACTCTTCATAGTGGATTGCCACCAGCACACGGTGTGGAGCTCGTCTTGTCGGTTATCtacaaaaagaactcttacatATGTTGTCATTAATTAACATagaaatttataaaacaaagcaaaacgatgcaaatataaataatataattaatttgaaattaaaattattaatccatcaaatatattcttctttcttttgtgtgctgaatattaaatatattcttttttctacgtaaatttaaacatatatttttaatttttaaacaaattatacttatttgtacataatttttcatctacacatatttaaaaaaaaaaaaactgaaaattgttatttaaacacaCGTATTAAACAGGTCCCTAATATTTAATGAAAGATTATTAGTTCTatgatttctttaatttctcatttccattctaataaataaatgaattttagAGAAGATGTGGAAAAGTTTCCTTTTTTACATTAACAACAATGATAAAAATTACTATTAGGGTCCTGACTCCTGATAATAATAAGCAAATTATGAAATTATCACTTGGGAGGAAACGGTGACATTATTTCCTACTTGATTTTCAAACGTTTCCACACGGTTCCATTATTATTCAACACAACTTTTTAGGATTCTTTTGCCAACATGTAATTGACTGACAATGCCatgtctttctcaaaaaaaaaaaaaaaaaaaaaaaaaaactgacaatGACATGTCAAGTGAAACTACCTTGTACCTTCGTTCGTacctaaaaataattaatagacTGAGCTATGCATGTGGGAAACAGAGGGAGTGGGGACTCGAAAAAGGCACCTACAAAGTGGAGGTTTTGAGCGAAATAACTTCCTTCAGCCTTTCTATTTTGTAAGTTAGAcaacgtttgaaacaattttggaaaatagtatctcgagtttcaaaaaatcgAGATCCACTTAAAAAACTCGAGTCTTTAATACTCGCTTTCCGTTATTTTATTCCGAGTGACGTGGACAATGTTGCCACCTAGATCtcaagtctttgagactcgagatCCTTGAATTTTATTCCGACTTTTAtttaaccaaattttatttaatttattttgtgtacgaaataaattaaataaaaatacaaggatatcgagtcttaaagactcgagatccttgaatttttaaacaaattttatttaaccaaattttatttaatttattttaatttattttgtgaacgtaaattaaataaaaatacaaggatatcgagtcttaaagactcgagattcttgaatttttaaacaaattttatttaaccaaattttatttaatttatttattaaataaaaatacaaggatCTCGAGTCTTGAAGACTCGAGATCCTTGagtttttaaacaaattttatttaaccaaatttatttaatttattttgtgtactaaataaattaaataaaaatacaaggatctcgagtcttaaagactcgagatcctaaaaattaaattgccCACTACAGCTACAGCACTTTACGTTCGTGGGGTAAAAATGCAAGTaactcgagtcttatagactcgagttctactggggaaaattattaaaacagaACACTCTGAACACTCAGCCCGTATAACACACTTCCTAACATTCTACACAGCCTTCTCACCCAAAAACAGAGTATCCTCACTGAGTCTCTCAGCCTCACTAACTCTTACCCTCACTAACTCTCACTCACCCATAACTCCTACACCACATtgcctctcactctcactcatcACACTGCCTCTCTCACTGCTCTTCCCTCTCAACAAATTGATATCTCAGGTAAGGGTTTGCATAATTTGATTGTCATTGTAGTTGGGTATTAGTTGTCTATGGGTGTGGGTTAAAGAgtttgactaattattttgtACATAGttgacataacttagttaaTTTACTTATATTGTGTGTTATAGAAGTTTGTTTTGttagtgttaattttttgagtatttatttgcccattttgtgtgttacaattatttttgactttaTTCATCATTATTTTGGGTATGAAATGGGTAGTGATTGAATGGAATGAATGGGTATCATAATATCTTAAAATGTGGTTACCTACAATACATGACTGTATAAGGAATTGGTCATTTTGGAAACGATTTGGTATTTGGAAATGACATTTGAGAATTATTTGATCTTTTTATGTTGATCGGGTTAGTGGAAAACTAAGGCTTGTTTGAAAGCTAAGaaatataagttttatttaGAATTGTACGGACTATGGTAAAGGAATTAGGTGATATCATTTGTTTTCTGCCTTTGATGAAAATCTTAACATTGGAATTGTTATCATGACTGAGCCTTATGACTAATCATAAACAGTTTAGAGTAATGCTCATACCATGTTTTTAACTTGTATTATGGTATATTACTTGCCAAGCGATGGTCTAAGGTTTTGAGTGTGGTAACTTATATTTCTGTTCTAAAGTCTGGATCAGAACCATATGTTTACATAAGATCTACCTTAATTAGTTTGTTGAGTATCAATAGGCGACTCCAATGTTTTGCAACTAAGGTTGGGTGGTTATTGCTGTTGTCTGGACTTGTGGGTATGTACCGGTGAAATAACTGGATGGTTCGTTAGTTTTAATTGTCTGTGTGTGTTAGTTGATTAAATTGTGTTCTTGTTAAATTGTGTTCTTGTTATCAACTAACTAACATAGTAACTTGACTTGAACAGGTTCACAATGCCTGAAATTGATATAATCCTATACCACGGTGGTCCGCTTAAGAATGTCAATGCGAACAAGGGATTGCCATTTGAAGGGCCGGGTATAAAGACCTATTATACCCAAATTGATCGTAGGTTGAAGACCCTTGACGAATTGAAGAAGATTATCATGGAAGAGTTGTGTGAGAATCCTGCTATACACAACATACAAATTACTTATCGTATGCCAAACGAAATCTTGAAGCATCGGATTAATTACAAGTATATGGTGATAGAAACAGACAAACATGTAAAGATCATGTTTGACAAGTTGGAAAGAATAGGTGAAGTAACTAACATTGAGTTGTACATACAATTGGAGCCGCGTGCAGTTTGGGAAGAGGATATCCAACAAACGACTACAAGCTTACAGGTTATGGTTCCAGATGCTCAATATGAGTATTCTACACATGTAGAGGATGATTATGTTCATGCCGATGGTGATGTTCatgttgatggtgatgatgatgatgatgatgatgatgactatGTTGATGAGACTACTGCCATTAAcaatgatgatgacgatgatgatgacgacTATGTTGATGAGAATATTGCCATTAATGGTGAAGATTTTGTGGATAGAGATGAGTATGAAGACACGATTGGCAGAGACCTTGGGGACTTTGAGAGGGACATTGATGACGATCAGACATTGGATGGTAGTGAACCTTATGTAGACAATGTCATTAGTGTCCAAAACATTACGAATACAATCCCTGCCTACGCACCTCCTGCATTGTCATTCTCTGCAAATACTTGGGAACATATGGTTGATCCTTCACATATTGATATGCCATTTGTGTCTACTTGGAGAGAGGGGATGAATTTGtgcaaagggttgacttttgccaATAAAGAGGAGGTGAAGCACGTATTAACAATTTGTGCcctcaaggaaaacaaacattttacGATCATTAGGTCGACGACGAAAACACTTTGTGCAAAATGCGTGCATGAGTCATGCAAGTGGTATGTCTGCGCAATTATGAAGCCCGATCTCCACAAACTATGGATGGTCACCGTGTATGTGGGTCCTCACACGTGTATAGCGACTGGGGTGCGAAATGATGGTAGAATGAtgagttgtaattttattgCATCAGACATCCATAAGAAGTTATGTGAGGATCACACTACCCCAGTTAAGCATCTCAGATCCATGATAGAGACGAAATATAGTGGGCAGAAGCCTTCTTACTACAAGGTATGGGATGCGAAACAAAAGGCGATTGCGATGATGTTTGGGAATTGGGAAGAGTCTTACCAAAGATTGCAAAAATTGCTAATGGCATATATTGATCAGGACCCGACTACCCAAGTGTTCTATCGTATCACATCCACCGATGAAGATGACGCCGTATTGTTGCATTATGTGTTTTGGTCTTTCGGTCCATGCATATCAGGATTCAAATACTGCAAGCCGGTTATCAGTATTGATGGGACCCATCTGTATGGTAAATATCAGGAAAAGTTGTTGGTCGCAATGGCAACTGACGCTAACAACAAGGTATTCCCTCTCGCGTTTGCTGTTGTGGATTGTGAGTCAGGGTCCAGTTGGAGGTGGTTTTTACAGTGCCTCCGAGATACGATTGGCCACGTGATACCTAAGGAAGGCATTTGCATAATTTCTGACCGACATCTCGGTATCAAAAACGCCATTGCAAACTGGCCTAGAAGGGAAGATGGAAGTACACCAGTATTTCATagatattgccttcgacatgttgtTAGCAACTTCAACACCCATTTTCAGAACTCAACTCTAAAGTCAACGGCGTTGAAAGCAGGATATGCTACTCAGGTGGTGAAATTTGATGCCATAATGGAGTCCATTAAGCAGGTGGAAATTGAGGCCATTAGGAATAAGAAGAAGGTGACGGGGAAGGATGGCAAggaaaagaatcaagattatctTCCATACACATACCTAATGGGCGAGTCTGTGGATATGTGGAGCCAGTCACATGATGGTGGGAGACGTTttggggcaatgacaaccaatataTCAGAGTGTTTCAATGGTGTACTGAAAGGTGCACGAGGTCTTCCTATTGCCGCATTAGTTGAGTTCACTTGGAACAAAGTTGTTCAATATTTCCATGATCGGCGTAAAGAATACCATTTTGAGTTCTCAGAGGGTAAGAAATGGAGTGAATATGCCAATCGTACGTGGGATGCAAATAAGTGTAAATCCGAGAAACATTATCTCAAGCCATTTAGCAATGAAGAGCTGATATTTCAAGTAGTTACCCAACTCAACACATGTAGCGCAGGAGGGGGAAACCACAGTTATGAAGTTCGgttacaggaaaaaaaatgcagttGTGGGAAATGGCAAAACATAGGGATCCCCTGTTCACATGCAATTAGAGTATGTGACTATTTACATATTGATTCGACCACATATATTCACCCATGTTATGGC
This genomic window contains:
- the LOC126694625 gene encoding uncharacterized protein LOC126694625, which translates into the protein MESIKQVEIEAIRNKKKVTGKDGKEKNQDYLPYTYLMGESVDMWSQSHDGGRRFGAMTTNISECFNGVLKGARGLPIAALVEFTWNKVVQYFHDRRKEYHFEFSEGKKWSEYANRTWDANKCKSEKHYLKPFSNEELIFQVVTQLNTCSAGGGNHSYEVRLQEKKCSCGKWQNIGIPCSHAIRVCDYLHIDSTTYIHPCYGLNNALNTYEHAFAIPKSQSLWRDPIGPKWLPNPALLRAKGRPVKSRIRNEMDGVRNKNREPGWRREDADFIESQPKQTCGLCHVSGHNRRKCPQSRGASISGHVPD